The region ATCCCTGCCCTGGGCTTTTAAATCCCTTGCTTTTTGAGAAATTGCTATTGTTAATGAGGGAGAAAGTTTTTGTATTCTTTTACTGAACATTATATACCTTTTTTAACAAAATTATAGCAAATTAGGATAAATTGTGTGCTATAATAAATAAAATATATTAAATAACAAGGAGAAAAATGAAAACGATAATGCAGAGTTTAGAAGAGCTTAAAAAAAATATTGAAAATCCGGAATTAAAAACAAAAATAAATTTGGTTGAAGATGCATTTAGAAAATTAAGGACAAAATCCGGTCTAAGTGGGCTGGTTAAAAAGAAAAAATTAAGAAAAATTTTAAAAACAGTTGAATATGAAGAGGAATTAATAAAATTACAAATAGAACTGATTAAACTTCAAAACTGGGTTTTTGAAAATAAAAAAAGAGTTATGATTATTTTTGAAGGAAGGGACGCCGCAGGAAAAGGCGGAGCTATTAAAAGATTTGCCGAGCATTTAAATCCAAGAAAATACAGGGTTGTGGCTCTTCCAAAACCTACAGAAGTTGAATCGGGGCAGTTTTATTTTCAAAGATATTTCAGACATTTGCCAGATCCCGGTGAAATAGCTTTTTTTGACAGAAGCTGGTATAACAGGGCGATTGTTGAGCCTGTTTTCGGATTTTGTACAAAAGAGCAGTATGAAAAATTCATCAGAGAAGTCCCGGAAATGGAAAATGCCCTAATAGATGACGGAATAATATTAATTAAATTCTGGTTTTCTATTTCAAAAGAAACCCAAAAAAGAAGATTTGAAGAGAGAATGAGGAATCCTTTAAAACAGTGGAAACTCTCACCTGTTGATAAAAAAGCCCAGGAGCTTTGGGATCAGATAACATATTATAAAGAGGAGATGTTTTCCAAAACACATACCAGCTATTCACCTTGGATTATTGTAAATTCCAATGATAAAAAAACCGCAAGGTTAGAAAGTATCAGATATGTGCTTTCCCAGATCCCTTATGAAGGTAAAGAAAAGGCAAAAGTTTCACTCCATCCCGACCCGGATATAGTCCAAAGGTATCACAGAAAAAATATTCAATTG is a window of Lebetimonas sp. JH292 DNA encoding:
- the ppk2 gene encoding polyphosphate kinase 2 codes for the protein MKTIMQSLEELKKNIENPELKTKINLVEDAFRKLRTKSGLSGLVKKKKLRKILKTVEYEEELIKLQIELIKLQNWVFENKKRVMIIFEGRDAAGKGGAIKRFAEHLNPRKYRVVALPKPTEVESGQFYFQRYFRHLPDPGEIAFFDRSWYNRAIVEPVFGFCTKEQYEKFIREVPEMENALIDDGIILIKFWFSISKETQKRRFEERMRNPLKQWKLSPVDKKAQELWDQITYYKEEMFSKTHTSYSPWIIVNSNDKKTARLESIRYVLSQIPYEGKEKAKVSLHPDPDIVQRYHRKNIQLD